The genomic window GGGACTCGGGCCTCGCCGACGACGGCACGTACATCGAGACGGCCGACGGCCGGCGGATCCCCATGTACCGCCTCGCCGTCGAGAGCGAATGGTCGTTCCCCGACCAGCCCTTCACGACCCTCAAGCCCGGCGCCCAGGCCGACACGGTCCTCGTCAGCCAGCCCGTCCGCGACGCCGACCTCGCCGGCCCGTTCACCTGGCACGTCAAGCTCCGCACCGAGCCCTACCGCACCGACGTCCTCGGCGTCCGCTTCCAGGCGAGCGACATCCGGAGGTAGCCCTGCTGAAGCCGCTCATCGGTCCTGCCGAGACGTTCACTCTGGCCTCGGCTCAAGGACGATGTCCATCTCATCTCGATCCGTGGGCGCAAGCACCTTCTGAGATCGGGATCGCGGGAAGGAGAGGAGAAGCTCTCTCCTGTCCGAGGGGATGTTCTCTAGGATGAACGTACCATCCCGGTCGGTGATCGCGTTGAGCTCGAACTCGATGCCTTTCGGATAGACGCTCACCCCCGCTAGGGGTTTCCCGCTCGGATCACGGACGTGGCCGGTGAGTGTGCGGCGTCCGGCTACGGGGGCCTTGCTCGGGGACGGGGTCTGCTCCACAGCGGCCTCGAGCGTGCGATCGTTCACGGCACTGTCCCGCCTCGCCCAGTCCGCGAGCGCGCGGACGAGCCTCACGGCCCCGATGTCTCCCTGCTCGGGCACGACGACCGCGGCCTCGCCCCAGGCCCCGAATGCCATTCGCGGACCGGGAATGTCCAGATACTGGGTCCCGGGGATCGTGCGAAACTCGAAGCCCCCTCGGGGATCGGTTATCCTGCTGTCAAGGGCGCCTCCGATTCGGGGATTCTGCGGACCGTTCAGGCGGACCGTCACCCCTGCCACGGGTTCGCCCGTGGCCCGATCGACCACCATCCCACGGAGCGGTCGGAGAGGCACAACTTCCAACTGGGCGGACGTGCTCCGTCCGGCGTGGACGCGCAAACCCTCCGCGGCGCGGGCTGAGACGTCCTGGCGATCGGGTGTCCCCGAGAGACAGAGGACATACACCCCTGGCGGCAGACCAAGAACCCCGAAGCGGCCTTCTCCGTCAGCCTGACCGCCCCAAAGTCCGGGATACTGGTGCCCGCGGTTCTCCTGGATCCGGGCAACGACCCGGGCATTCGGCACCGGCCGACCTGTCTTCGAGTCCACGATCCGACCGACGATGGACCCGGCGGGCTCCATCACGAATGGCTTCAGGGTTGTCGATTCCGGTTGGGCCTCCGCCTCTCGGCCGAAGTAGCGGTCGTGATAGGGCCGCATGCTGATCGTCGCCCCGGCGGGCAGGAGGATCCGATACCGCCCCGCCTCGTCTGTGAACGCACCGGGGAGCCCGGGAATTCGTAAATCACCGAAAAATGAAAGCCTGAATGTCGTCGCCCTGACGTTGTAAACGGATTGTGACATGACGAGCGCCTCATCGCGGGTGAGTTCCCCACTCTGGGCGACCACCCGGACACCGGGGATCGGACGTCCCCGAGAATCCACCACCGTGCCCTCGACGGCGTGAGTGAGGGGCTGAAACCTGAGCACATACGGGTTGTCCCGCGTCCCCCTCCTTGACTGTTGCTCATGGATCAGTCCGTCGCCCGCATTGGCGCCGAGCAGCGCCCTGTTCCCGCGGTGGGCCAGCACCTGGGACGGCTGGATCGTCTGCTTCGGGATCACGAGCCAGCCCTCGGCATCCGTCGTGTACGACCATAACGCCCTGTAGTCATCGATCTCGGAAAACGCGCTCAAGACCTGCCCGGGCACTTCCTTGTCCCGCTCGTCGAGCACGCGGATGTAGACCCGCTCGATTTCTGCCGGCGCTGGCGGGATGACTACAACCTGCTTCTCCTCCCTGGCGACAGCCCGTTCGTCTCCTCTTCCGACCAGGAGGGCGGCCAAGCCCACTGAGGCCGCCATCCCGAGCAGGGCAACCGCGCCGAGGATCCTTCCGGCGACGGCTCGCCTCACCTCCGCGACCGCCAGGCCGACCGCGACGTCCGGCGCCAGCCCAGACGCCGAGCCTCTCGCAACGACGGCCCCCGCGGCGTGTGCCACCTGCCGCGCCAGCGACGGCGGGACGGCCCTTGCCATCGGGAAGCCCAGGGCCAGGAACTCCGGCCCGAATCCCCGCCTCACCAGTCGTTCGCGGAGCCGCTGTCGTCCCCGCGCCAGCCGGCTCTGCAGCGTGCCCACGGGGCAGCCGAGCTGCGTCGCGGCCGCGTCGTACGAGGCCCCTTCCAGGTCGCACAGCACCACCGCGGCGCGGAACGCTTCCGGCAGCCGGTCCACCTCCTCATACAGCTCGGGGTAGGGCGTCGGCGGAGACACCGCGGCAGCCTCGCCGCCTTGATCCCTCGTCCCAATCGCCGCGACTCGCCGTTCCTCTAGCATCCGCCGGCGGGCCAGCGATCGACGAGACCGCAGCGATACCCGGCGGGCCACCCCATAGAGCCAGTTCGCCACGGCCGTCCCCCTCCGGATCGTCCCGGACCGCTGTGCCAGCACCAGGAAGACCGCCTGGAACGCATCCTCGGCCTCCTGGCGGTTGCGAAGCACCGCCTCGCAGATGCCCAGGACCATCGGCCCGTGGCGTTCCACCAGGACCGCGAACGCCCGCTCCGCCTCGTCCCGCTCGCCGGCCCGGTACATGTCCAGCAGCCGGTCGTCCCCGAGGCCGGCGAGCGTCCCCGCCTCGAACAGCACCCGGAGCGACGCCGCCGCCGATTCCATGCTCGTTACGCCCATCCTCCGCACCCTCCACGCCCCATCCCGCCTATCCCGGAGCATGGTGGCCACGAGCCGCCCGTCTTGTTCCCGCTCGCTCAATTTTTCCGATCATCGTTTTCCGTGGTTGTATTCCTCCGTATGAGATTCGTCTTCCCGGGCGCGGCAGCGACGGGCCATGCGGAGCCCCGCGGACCGTCGGCGGCGACGGAAAGAGGGCCTCCCCCCATCGCCGGTTTGAAGTAGAATACCGTGGGAGATCTCGCCCGGCTGTCGGACCGCGATCACAGCAAAGCGAGGACGGTCATGTCCGTGTCCAGGCGATCTCCGGCTTATCAGATCGATGGGCGCGTTTCCATCGCCCTCGATGCCCTCGACGAGCGGCAGAGGCGGGCCGTCGGGGCGATGATCGCGAACCGCGATCGTTTCCTCGAGAGTACATCGGATCCGAGCCGGATCCGGAAGATCTCAAGGACACGTCCCCTCTATGCGCTCGAAGCGCCGGACGGCCTGCGGGTCATCTACTCGCACGTCGGCGATGAGATCGTCGTCATGGACCTGATGCACCAGGCCACGCTCGACCAGTTCAGGCGGAAAACCTCGCTGCCAAACGATCGGCGAGTCAAGGGGGAGGAAATCCACCAGGAGGTGTCGTGATCGGCCTTAAACGGGTGATTGGCTACTTGAAGGGCCATGACTCCTACGAACTGAGGGCACGCACGATCCTCCGCCGGATAGGCCCGTTCCACAAGGAGACGCTTCCTGTCGATGACATCGAGACTTGGACATGCTATCCCGAGATGATCTTCGACGTCGTGGAGGTCCGCCTCAAGGACGGAAACACCGTCACGTGGTTGGACTACAAGAATGATCTCCTGGCTATCTTGAACGGTCTTGACCTGTCCGGGAAGGACGCCGGTATCGCAGATAACGATGACCCGACTCAGGACTCGTAGCCGAGCCCAAATTCCTGGTCGATTGCCGAGAGTTCTTCCAACGCCATGAGCCTCGCGGCATCCGCATCCTTCTTGTATGTCATCAGGTCATCACTTCGGAGCCGACGATCTTCCCCGATGCCGCAGTAGGGTATCCGCCCGTCGTTGAGGAGCTTGATGACGTACGCGCGGGAGACGTTGAGGATGTCGGCGGCCTGCTCGATGGTCCGTAAGGCCATGGCACTTACTCCGCTCCTGGGATTCACGTCAAGCATTTGCTCGGGAGTGGTGAGCCGACAACTCTTTGGACCGCCGGCCTCACTGGCGTCGGCCCCCGCCCGTCTCCTACAATGAACTCTTCGATCTCCCCGCGAGATGACCACCAGCCCCGCACCCGACAGGACGCGTCCCCATGCCGACCCCAGACGAGCTGTATGACCTGGCCAGCGACCTCCGCGACAAGGGGGACAAGGCCGCCGCGATCGCGAAGCTGGAGGAGGCCGTGGCGATCGACCCGAACTTCACGATCGGGCACGGGATGCTCTCCAAGCTGTACGCCGACATGGCCGAGGCCGACAAGGCCATCGCCCACGCCCAGAGGGTCGTCGAGCTGGAGCCGGACGACACCTTCAGCTACACGGCGCTCTCCGTCATCTACGTCCGCTGCGGCCGGATCGCCGAGGCCGAGCACGCCAAGGCGATGGCCTGGGAGAAGCAGAACGGCTTCCAGTGATCGACCCTCCCGGACGGAGAGCCACGATGCCCCTCGCCCGAATCGCGCTGGCGGTCCTCCTCGCCGGCCTGACCCGCCCGGCCCTCGCCCAGCCGGCGACGCCCGCGAGCCCCGGCGCGGATGACGCCTGGATCGCGACGGCCCGCGACGACCTGTCCTCGCTCTACACGCACCTCCATGCGAACCCCGAGCTCTCCAACCAGGAGGTGAAGACCGGGGAGCGGATCGCCGACGAGCTGGAGAAGGCCGGCGCGAAGGTCACGCGGCACATCGCCAGGACCGGGGCCGTCGGCGTGATCGAGAACGGGCCGGGGCCGGTCGTCCTGGTCCGGACGGACATCGACGCCCTGCCGGTCGTCGAGCGGACCGGCCTCCCCTTCGCCAGCAAGGCCCGGGCGACCAACCCGCAGGGCCAGGACGTCGGCGTGATGCACGCCTGCGGCCACGACGTCCACATGACCTGCTTCGTCGGCACGGCCCGCTGGCTGGCCTCGCACAGGGACCGCTGGAAGGGGACCGTCGTCCTGATCGCCCAGCCGGCCGAGGAGGCCATCGGCGGCGCCCGGGACGTGCTCGCCGACGGCCTCTACACCCGGTTCCCCAGGCCGAACTTCGCGCTGGCCCTCCACTGCCAGGCCACCGAGCCGGCCGGCCACGTCTACTACCGGCCCGGCCCGCTGCTGGCCAGCTCCACGTCGATGACGGTCACCATCCGCGGCAAGGGGGGCCACGGAGCCTGGCCGCACCGCACCGTCGACCCGATCGTCCTGGCCTCGCTCGCCGTGCTCGACTTCCAGACGATCGTCGGCCGCGAGGTCGAGCCGATCCAGCCGGCCGTGGTCACCGTGGGGTCGATCCACGGCGGCAACAAGCACAACGTCATCCCGGACGAGGTGAAGCTCCAGCTCACCCTCCGCGCCTTCTCCGAGCCGGTCCGCCTCCAGCTCATCGAGGGCATCGAGCGCCGGGTCAAGGCCCTGGCCGAGGCCCACAGGGCCCCCGCGCCGACCGTCGAGATCGACGAGTTCGCCCCCGCGACCATCAACGACCCGGACCTGACGGCAAGGGTCGTCCCGTCCCTGGAGTCCGCCCTGGGCGCGGAGCACGTCCACGCGACCGACCCCGTCATGGGCTCGGAGGACTTCTCCCGGTACGCGGAGGGGGGCGTCCCCATCATGATGTTCTGGGTCGGCACGCAGCCGGCCGACCGCCTCGCCGCGGCCAAGGCGAAGGGCGAGGCCCTGCCGTCGCTCCACTCCGCCCTCTTCTTCCCGGACGCCGGCCCGACCATCGCCGCCGGCATCAAGGCGATGACCGGCGCGGTGGTCGGGCTGCTGCCCACCGGCGGACCCGCCAAGGATTGAGCCGACCATGACGCGCTGGGCCGACATCGACTTCTCCGCGGTACCGAGCCCCTCGCTCCTGATCGACCGTCCGCTCCTGGAGCGGAACATCCGGACGACGATCGGGCTGGCCCGCGACCCGTCGCGGGTGCGGCCGCACGCCAAGACGCACAAGATGATCGAGGTCGCCCGCCTGGAGGCGGGGCTCGGGATCACCAAGCACAAGTGCGCCACGATCGCCGAGGCGGAGATGCTCGGCCGCGCCGGGGCGGAGGACGTGCTGATCGCGTACCCGCTCGTCGGGCCGAACCTCGCCCGCTTCGCCCGGCTCGTCCGCGAGTATCCCGGCACCACCTTCCGGGCCACGGTGGACGCGCCCGAATCGGCCAGGGCGCTGGCCTCGGCCGCGAAAGGCCTCGACCGCCGCGTCCCGACGCTCGTGGATTTGGACGTCGGCATGGGCCGCACCGGGATCGCCCCCGGAGAGATGGCGGAGGCGCTCTACGGGCTGATCGCCTCGCTGCCGGGCCTGGCCCCGGACGGCCTGCACGCCTACGACGGCCACGTCCGCGAGGCCGACCTGGACGCCCGCCGCGCCGTCGTGCGGGGCGTCCAGGAGGCGACCTTCGGCCTCCGCGATCGCCTGGTCCGCTCCGGCCTCCCCGTCCCCCGGATCGTCTTCGGCGGCACGCCGAGCTTCCCGCTCCACGCCGCGATCGAGGAGCCGGGCGTCGAGTGCTCGCCCGGGACGATGGTCCTCCACGACCACAACTACGCGAGCCGCTTCCCGGACCTGCCGTTCACCCCGGCCGCCTTCCTATTGACCCGCGTCGTCAGCCGGCCCGGCGCGGGCCGCCTCTGCCTGGACCTCGGCCACAAGGCCGTCGCGGCGGATCCCCCGGCGGGCGCCCGGTGCCACCTCATCGACGTCCCCGAGCCCACCTTCGTCGGCCAGAGCGAGGAGCACCTCGTCGTCGAGACCCCCGCCGCCGGCCGCTACCCCGTCGGCTCCTGCATCCTGGCCATCCCCGCGCACGTCTGCCCGACCGTCGCCCTCCACCGCCGCGCCTACGTCGTCGAGGACGGCCGCATCGTCGACGAGTGGGAGGTGGCCGCCCGGGACCGCGTGATCGGCATCTGAGCCGCGCCCCGGCCCGGCCCTCCCGCCATGCCGGCGAGAATCCGCGGATTTCCGCCCGGCGGACGAACCTTGAACTAGGGTTCTGTCAGGCGTCCCGGCGGTGCGATGCATGGGGCACGCGGCCGGCCCGGGGCGGATCAAGGGACGCATGATGAGCCCGGACAAGGATCCGTCGGATCCCTTGCTGGCGGCGATCGGGGAGCTGCGCCGCGAGCTGATCGGCTGGATCGATTCCCGCCTGGGCCCGCTCCGCGATCAGGGGCGGGAGACGGCGGCGCCGGCCGCATTCCAACCCGCGCCGCCGGTGGGCCCTGCGATCCCGGCGAGGCTGCGGCCCCCGCCCGGGGCCCGGTCTCAGCCTTCGCCCCCGGCCGCGGACGCGGGGGATCCGAGGCACCGGCTGGACGCCCTGGCGAGGCGCCTCGGCGAACAGCTCCGGCTCGCAGAGCCCTCCGGCGGCGAGCCCGACGAACCGCGCGCCCACGCCTAGGAGCCGGCCCCGGCCGGCGGTCGCGCGAGCCGCGTCCGACGGAAGGTTCCCGGGAAACCGGCCCCGCCCCACCCTTGCCGCCCAGACGAAGACAGGACGATCCGGAGAGCCCGCCCCGTGCCGAGCGACCCCACCTACTGCCTGTTCCGCTGCGACACTCGCCCGCTGGCCATGGCCGTGGAGCACGTCGCCGAGATCGCCGAGGTCGGCCCGCTCGTGCGGATGAGCCGGTGCCCCCGGCAGGTGGCGGGCCTCTTCGTCTACCACCAGCACGTCCTCCCGGTCCTGTCCCTGGACGGCCACCCGCGGGCCCCCGACGCGGTCGCCCTGGTCGCCCGGACCGAGGCCGGCCTCTGGGCCCTTGGCATCGACCGCGGGGGCACGCAGATCGTCGCCGCGAGGCCCGCGAGGCATGACCCGGCCCGCGGCGAGGATGGCCTGGTCACGGCCGGCCTGATCCGCCGCGAGGGGGCCGACCACGCGCTGGTGGACGCGGAGGCGAGCTGGCGGAGCTTCCGGATCCTGATCGAAGGTTCGTTCGCCCGCCCGGCGTAATGTCGCCAGGTCCGGGGGACTGCTGAGGTATCGTCATGACGCCCTCGACCCGATGGCTGCTCCTGGGTGCCCTCCTCGGCCTGGCCGCCGCGGCGGCCGGCGAGGGGGCCCGCGCCGTGATGGGCCCGGCCCCGGGCGCG from Aquisphaera giovannonii includes these protein-coding regions:
- a CDS encoding chemotaxis protein CheW; this translates as MPSDPTYCLFRCDTRPLAMAVEHVAEIAEVGPLVRMSRCPRQVAGLFVYHQHVLPVLSLDGHPRAPDAVALVARTEAGLWALGIDRGGTQIVAARPARHDPARGEDGLVTAGLIRREGADHALVDAEASWRSFRILIEGSFARPA
- a CDS encoding sigma-70 family RNA polymerase sigma factor, translating into MGVTSMESAAASLRVLFEAGTLAGLGDDRLLDMYRAGERDEAERAFAVLVERHGPMVLGICEAVLRNRQEAEDAFQAVFLVLAQRSGTIRRGTAVANWLYGVARRVSLRSRRSLARRRMLEERRVAAIGTRDQGGEAAAVSPPTPYPELYEEVDRLPEAFRAAVVLCDLEGASYDAAATQLGCPVGTLQSRLARGRQRLRERLVRRGFGPEFLALGFPMARAVPPSLARQVAHAAGAVVARGSASGLAPDVAVGLAVAEVRRAVAGRILGAVALLGMAASVGLAALLVGRGDERAVAREEKQVVVIPPAPAEIERVYIRVLDERDKEVPGQVLSAFSEIDDYRALWSYTTDAEGWLVIPKQTIQPSQVLAHRGNRALLGANAGDGLIHEQQSRRGTRDNPYVLRFQPLTHAVEGTVVDSRGRPIPGVRVVAQSGELTRDEALVMSQSVYNVRATTFRLSFFGDLRIPGLPGAFTDEAGRYRILLPAGATISMRPYHDRYFGREAEAQPESTTLKPFVMEPAGSIVGRIVDSKTGRPVPNARVVARIQENRGHQYPGLWGGQADGEGRFGVLGLPPGVYVLCLSGTPDRQDVSARAAEGLRVHAGRSTSAQLEVVPLRPLRGMVVDRATGEPVAGVTVRLNGPQNPRIGGALDSRITDPRGGFEFRTIPGTQYLDIPGPRMAFGAWGEAAVVVPEQGDIGAVRLVRALADWARRDSAVNDRTLEAAVEQTPSPSKAPVAGRRTLTGHVRDPSGKPLAGVSVYPKGIEFELNAITDRDGTFILENIPSDRRELLLSFPRSRSQKVLAPTDRDEMDIVLEPRPE
- a CDS encoding M20 metallopeptidase family protein, coding for MPLARIALAVLLAGLTRPALAQPATPASPGADDAWIATARDDLSSLYTHLHANPELSNQEVKTGERIADELEKAGAKVTRHIARTGAVGVIENGPGPVVLVRTDIDALPVVERTGLPFASKARATNPQGQDVGVMHACGHDVHMTCFVGTARWLASHRDRWKGTVVLIAQPAEEAIGGARDVLADGLYTRFPRPNFALALHCQATEPAGHVYYRPGPLLASSTSMTVTIRGKGGHGAWPHRTVDPIVLASLAVLDFQTIVGREVEPIQPAVVTVGSIHGGNKHNVIPDEVKLQLTLRAFSEPVRLQLIEGIERRVKALAEAHRAPAPTVEIDEFAPATINDPDLTARVVPSLESALGAEHVHATDPVMGSEDFSRYAEGGVPIMMFWVGTQPADRLAAAKAKGEALPSLHSALFFPDAGPTIAAGIKAMTGAVVGLLPTGGPAKD
- a CDS encoding D-TA family PLP-dependent enzyme, with the translated sequence MTRWADIDFSAVPSPSLLIDRPLLERNIRTTIGLARDPSRVRPHAKTHKMIEVARLEAGLGITKHKCATIAEAEMLGRAGAEDVLIAYPLVGPNLARFARLVREYPGTTFRATVDAPESARALASAAKGLDRRVPTLVDLDVGMGRTGIAPGEMAEALYGLIASLPGLAPDGLHAYDGHVREADLDARRAVVRGVQEATFGLRDRLVRSGLPVPRIVFGGTPSFPLHAAIEEPGVECSPGTMVLHDHNYASRFPDLPFTPAAFLLTRVVSRPGAGRLCLDLGHKAVAADPPAGARCHLIDVPEPTFVGQSEEHLVVETPAAGRYPVGSCILAIPAHVCPTVALHRRAYVVEDGRIVDEWEVAARDRVIGI
- a CDS encoding tetratricopeptide repeat protein, with the protein product MPTPDELYDLASDLRDKGDKAAAIAKLEEAVAIDPNFTIGHGMLSKLYADMAEADKAIAHAQRVVELEPDDTFSYTALSVIYVRCGRIAEAEHAKAMAWEKQNGFQ
- a CDS encoding helix-turn-helix domain-containing protein; protein product: MALRTIEQAADILNVSRAYVIKLLNDGRIPYCGIGEDRRLRSDDLMTYKKDADAARLMALEELSAIDQEFGLGYES